Proteins encoded in a region of the Photobacterium angustum genome:
- a CDS encoding sensor domain-containing diguanylate cyclase, producing the protein MVPLIVSMIVLVLTVILVSVINDIQNHNQQAVLESAASRQADLLRDQVNSDIDFIGSAANFFQSSSPSNWSNFDRFAKEVVGSSKSLMSLQWLQKVTPENIDDFIKSERHTSSNFNIYTITKNKKFKFNGNFSGMSDIYVVTDIYPRTKYNLEILGYYSISHRTQHFFDNIRTTKQPNVSDSVSILSDTLASIKNGELNKNSVTSDTHNKKDKRGLLIDYPVFNLDNNEMIGVVVGVVDLTVYMNSVIQHSLNGIHSKIRIIDTGIGSRDFPIMYKSKGWDLTKGTILTRKVTLPNRVWLVEFKQANEKKEQDLWVLIGIACAGVIISVLVYFIVAFQRGEKERIEAQLKLKTKELQFLVNRDVLTKLRNRRSFNQYIDKMFSRETTFTLISIDIDKFKSINDNYGHVFGDQALIHVATIVHGLLAKEDKLFRLGGDEFSIITQQINVPEVEQMLFKICHAVNNTILRYKGDEIYCSLSIGAAISHDDDDVETLMTRTDNALYESKKKGRNCFFISL; encoded by the coding sequence ATGGTACCTCTTATTGTATCAATGATAGTTTTAGTGCTGACTGTGATTTTAGTTAGTGTAATCAATGATATACAAAATCATAATCAGCAGGCAGTATTAGAGTCAGCGGCTTCTCGTCAAGCTGATTTGCTGCGAGATCAAGTAAATAGCGATATTGATTTTATTGGATCGGCTGCTAACTTCTTTCAATCAAGTTCGCCTTCAAATTGGAGTAATTTTGACCGCTTTGCCAAAGAGGTTGTTGGAAGTTCAAAAAGTTTAATGAGCCTTCAATGGCTTCAAAAAGTGACGCCTGAAAATATAGATGATTTTATAAAATCGGAACGTCATACTAGTTCAAATTTTAATATTTATACAATAACTAAAAATAAAAAGTTTAAATTTAATGGTAACTTTTCTGGTATGTCTGATATTTATGTTGTTACTGATATTTATCCAAGAACTAAATATAATTTAGAAATACTTGGATATTATTCTATCAGTCATCGCACGCAGCATTTTTTCGATAATATAAGAACAACAAAGCAGCCTAATGTATCAGACAGCGTTTCTATTCTTTCTGATACGCTAGCATCAATTAAAAATGGCGAACTAAATAAAAACTCTGTTACATCTGATACACATAATAAAAAAGATAAGCGAGGATTGCTGATTGATTATCCTGTTTTTAATCTTGATAACAATGAGATGATAGGTGTTGTTGTTGGTGTGGTTGATCTAACTGTTTATATGAACTCAGTTATTCAACACTCGCTCAATGGTATCCATAGTAAAATTAGAATTATTGATACAGGTATCGGTTCTAGAGACTTTCCAATTATGTACAAGAGCAAAGGTTGGGATTTAACAAAGGGAACGATACTGACGAGAAAAGTAACGTTGCCAAATAGAGTATGGCTCGTTGAATTTAAGCAGGCTAACGAGAAAAAAGAACAAGATTTATGGGTGTTAATCGGTATTGCTTGCGCTGGTGTTATTATTTCTGTTCTAGTTTATTTTATCGTTGCTTTTCAACGAGGTGAAAAAGAAAGAATTGAGGCTCAATTAAAGCTAAAAACGAAAGAGTTACAATTTCTTGTTAATAGAGATGTATTAACTAAATTAAGAAACCGACGCTCATTTAATCAGTATATCGATAAAATGTTTAGTCGAGAAACAACATTTACACTGATAAGTATTGATATTGACAAATTTAAGTCAATTAATGATAACTATGGACATGTTTTTGGGGATCAAGCTTTAATTCATGTTGCAACGATCGTCCATGGTTTATTAGCAAAAGAAGATAAATTGTTCCGTCTTGGGGGTGATGAGTTTTCTATTATTACTCAGCAAATAAATGTGCCTGAAGTTGAACAGATGTTGTTTAAAATTTGTCATGCGGTTAATAACACAATTCTTCGATATAAAGGTGATGAAATTTATTGTTCTTTAAGCATCGGTGCAGCTATTTCTCACGATGATGATGACGTTGAAACATTAATGACGCGAACAGATAATGCATTATATGAAAGTAAGAAAAAAGGCCGAAATTGTTTCTTTATATCGCTCTAA
- the lgt gene encoding prolipoprotein diacylglyceryl transferase, translating into MDHFVWNVDPVMVSIFGLKIHWYGVLFALAITAGFQVMKSVYEREDKPVESLDSLLMYAVVGIIVGARLFHVVFYDPDYYWANPGQIIAVWNGGLASHGGGLGVILAVYFYTKRYKINFMWLLDRLAIATALFGFFVRTGNFFNSEILGTPSNLPWAVIFERVDMIPRHPVMLYEGFSYLAIFVLLFALYRKTDIGKYKGLLLGWFLVLVMTVRFLLEFIKVHQADYSTDMVLNTGQLLSIPFIIAGIILVIRGQKARRLARESQG; encoded by the coding sequence TTGGATCATTTTGTTTGGAATGTCGACCCCGTTATGGTGTCAATCTTCGGTTTGAAGATTCATTGGTATGGTGTGTTATTTGCGTTAGCAATTACCGCTGGTTTCCAAGTTATGAAGTCAGTGTATGAACGTGAAGATAAGCCAGTAGAAAGTCTAGATTCATTATTAATGTACGCCGTCGTTGGTATTATTGTCGGCGCGCGTTTATTTCATGTCGTGTTTTACGATCCAGACTACTACTGGGCGAACCCAGGTCAGATTATTGCGGTATGGAACGGCGGGTTAGCGAGTCACGGTGGTGGTTTGGGTGTAATTCTAGCCGTCTACTTCTATACTAAGCGCTACAAAATTAACTTTATGTGGTTACTTGATCGTTTAGCCATCGCAACAGCATTGTTCGGCTTCTTTGTTCGTACGGGTAATTTCTTTAATTCAGAGATTCTAGGTACACCGAGTAATCTTCCATGGGCAGTTATTTTTGAGCGTGTTGATATGATCCCGCGTCACCCTGTCATGTTGTACGAAGGGTTCTCTTATTTAGCCATCTTTGTTTTATTGTTTGCGCTCTACCGTAAAACAGATATTGGAAAGTATAAGGGGCTACTACTAGGCTGGTTCTTAGTATTAGTCATGACAGTACGTTTCTTATTAGAATTTATTAAAGTCCATCAGGCTGACTATTCTACAGATATGGTGCTTAATACAGGTCAACTGTTAAGTATTCCATTTATTATTGCTGGTATTATCTTGGTGATTCGAGGTCAAAAAGCGCGTCGATTAGCGCGAGAATCACAAGGTTAA
- a CDS encoding energy-coupling factor transporter transmembrane component T family protein — MKTNKFKFGISYINTHSWLHSLNGITKLILFMAWVTMVLLTFDLRVICGLIILGLFLLKETKIPFKVYKPLLMGTAVVLLMNALFMFLIAPQQGTDYMHSKTVLIHLFGHYDITLETLFYLLTVTLKYFSMFPIALVFVFTTHPTEFSASLNKLGVPYRVAYAVSLTLRYLPEVMKDFTNIMHAQQARGVDISKNAPVMTRIRNVAKILGPLIFSSLDRADVISNAMTLRGFGRNKKRTWYSLKPMTKNDFIALVIIVAILGFGIFHRVESTSLFWYPFH; from the coding sequence ATGAAAACCAATAAATTCAAATTTGGTATTAGTTATATTAATACCCATTCATGGCTACACTCGCTAAACGGTATTACTAAACTCATTCTCTTTATGGCTTGGGTTACCATGGTATTATTGACGTTCGATCTACGTGTTATTTGTGGATTGATTATTTTAGGTCTGTTCTTACTTAAAGAAACCAAAATACCTTTTAAGGTTTATAAACCGTTACTCATGGGTACAGCTGTCGTTTTACTGATGAACGCATTATTTATGTTCTTGATTGCGCCGCAGCAAGGCACCGATTATATGCACAGCAAAACCGTTCTGATCCATCTCTTTGGTCATTACGATATTACGCTTGAAACATTGTTTTACTTGTTAACAGTGACACTAAAATATTTCAGCATGTTCCCGATCGCATTGGTGTTTGTGTTCACCACTCATCCAACAGAGTTTTCCGCTAGTTTAAATAAACTAGGTGTACCTTATCGTGTTGCTTATGCTGTGAGCTTAACTTTACGTTATCTACCAGAAGTGATGAAAGACTTCACCAACATTATGCATGCTCAACAAGCACGTGGTGTGGATATTTCAAAAAATGCACCCGTGATGACACGTATCCGTAATGTAGCAAAGATTCTTGGCCCATTAATTTTTTCAAGCCTAGATCGTGCAGATGTCATTTCCAATGCAATGACTTTACGGGGTTTTGGTCGCAATAAAAAGCGTACTTGGTACAGTTTAAAACCAATGACTAAAAATGATTTCATTGCTTTAGTCATTATTGTAGCAATACTTGGTTTTGGTATTTTCCACCGCGTTGAATCCACCAGCTTATTTTGGTATCCGTTCCACTAA
- a CDS encoding ABC transporter ATP-binding protein, whose amino-acid sequence MAIQFTDFSFKYWALEKPTLKNINLTINTGEKVVIVGPSGSGKSTLGQCLNGLIPHAIKGDCSGTLTINQQDTQKMGLDHCTSMVGTVLQDTDGQFVGLSVGEDIAFALENQMIPQKEMHEIVQATADMIDLNAIIDHSPFDLSGGQKQRVSLAGVMVDDVDILLFDEPLASLDPKTGKAAIEIIDNLHKDTGKTVIIIEHRLEDVLHRPVDRIIMMNRGEIVADMTPDELLASTVLEQHGIREPLYISAIKAAGCTLSKEDHPAYFSTLSLDKFKPQLEQWFHQVAPVQKPELSEVLLSVKNLSYSYDGVKNTLNDVSFDVHKGEFVSIMGKNGSGKSTITRLIMGVLEQDSGTISLNGDNLANCSIFERSHKIGVVLQNPNHMISHHMIFDEVASGLRNRGVDENIVKEKVNHMLELCGLGRYREWPIDALSFGQKKRVTIATMLVLEPELLILDEPTAGQDYHHYTAMMAFIKELNEKLGITIIIISHDMHLVLEYTQRAIVIADSQLLADDSVYRIFSLPTLLDKANLTVTSLYTLAEAMGITRIDNFIRCFIEHEAKTK is encoded by the coding sequence ATGGCTATTCAATTTACTGATTTCTCCTTTAAATATTGGGCGCTTGAAAAGCCAACACTAAAAAATATCAACCTCACCATTAATACTGGTGAGAAAGTCGTGATTGTTGGTCCTAGTGGTAGTGGTAAATCAACATTGGGACAATGTCTTAATGGTCTCATTCCACATGCAATTAAAGGTGATTGCTCAGGAACACTCACCATTAATCAGCAAGATACTCAAAAAATGGGCCTTGACCACTGTACAAGTATGGTTGGTACAGTATTACAAGATACTGATGGTCAGTTTGTTGGATTAAGTGTCGGCGAAGACATCGCTTTTGCGCTTGAAAATCAAATGATCCCACAAAAAGAGATGCACGAGATTGTTCAAGCAACGGCTGACATGATTGATTTGAACGCAATCATTGATCACTCACCATTTGATTTAAGTGGTGGTCAAAAACAGCGAGTGTCACTTGCTGGCGTTATGGTTGATGATGTTGATATCCTCTTATTTGATGAACCTTTAGCAAGTCTTGACCCTAAAACAGGCAAAGCAGCAATAGAAATCATTGATAACCTGCATAAAGATACAGGCAAAACAGTAATTATCATTGAACACCGTTTAGAAGATGTTCTCCATCGTCCTGTTGATCGCATCATTATGATGAATCGTGGTGAAATTGTCGCAGATATGACGCCTGACGAATTATTAGCAAGTACGGTGCTTGAGCAGCACGGTATTCGTGAACCTTTGTATATTTCTGCTATTAAAGCGGCGGGTTGTACACTTTCAAAAGAGGATCACCCCGCTTATTTCTCTACCCTTTCGCTAGATAAATTTAAGCCACAACTAGAGCAATGGTTTCATCAGGTTGCGCCAGTACAAAAGCCTGAGCTTAGCGAAGTATTATTGAGCGTGAAAAACTTGTCTTACTCCTATGATGGCGTAAAAAACACCCTTAATGATGTTAGCTTTGATGTCCATAAAGGCGAATTTGTCTCTATTATGGGAAAAAATGGTTCGGGCAAGTCAACTATCACCCGTTTAATCATGGGTGTATTAGAGCAAGATAGCGGTACTATTTCGTTAAATGGTGATAATCTCGCCAATTGTTCTATCTTTGAACGCAGCCATAAAATTGGTGTTGTATTACAAAACCCCAATCATATGATTTCACATCACATGATTTTCGATGAAGTCGCATCTGGGCTTCGTAACCGTGGTGTTGACGAAAATATAGTAAAAGAAAAAGTTAATCACATGCTTGAGCTCTGTGGCTTAGGTCGTTACCGTGAATGGCCGATTGATGCACTGAGTTTTGGCCAAAAGAAACGTGTAACTATTGCGACTATGCTTGTGTTAGAGCCTGAACTGTTAATCCTTGACGAGCCAACAGCAGGACAAGACTACCACCACTACACCGCAATGATGGCATTCATTAAAGAGCTAAATGAAAAGCTTGGTATTACCATCATTATTATCTCGCATGATATGCATTTAGTACTGGAATACACACAGCGCGCCATTGTTATTGCTGACAGCCAATTGCTAGCAGATGACAGTGTCTACCGTATATTTAGCCTGCCAACCCTACTTGATAAAGCTAACTTAACAGTGACAAGCCTTTACACTTTAGCTGAGGCTATGGGCATTACACGTATCGACAACTTCATCCGTTGTTTTATTGAGCACGAAGCAAAAACGAAATAA
- a CDS encoding ECF-type riboflavin transporter substrate-binding protein yields the protein MSLSAKTVVLIAIGAALYGIGGLPMFGIPVFANTTLKPAMAVLALFAVLFGPLVGFLVGFIGHWVTDLFAGWGVWFTWVLGSGIVGMIIGLYPKLTRERLEKGLFSKLDFTLFVVLAFLGNVIGYGCSAFLDSILYAEPFAKVLAQLVIIAAGNTTLIAVVGHFILTSVAKRKQQSYNLKEAY from the coding sequence ATGAGTCTTTCAGCCAAAACGGTTGTTCTGATTGCTATCGGTGCTGCACTTTACGGCATTGGGGGGTTACCTATGTTTGGTATTCCTGTTTTTGCAAACACAACTTTAAAGCCAGCAATGGCTGTACTGGCACTATTCGCTGTTCTATTTGGCCCATTAGTTGGCTTTCTTGTTGGTTTTATCGGCCACTGGGTAACAGATCTGTTTGCCGGATGGGGAGTATGGTTCACTTGGGTTTTAGGCTCTGGAATCGTTGGTATGATCATTGGCTTATATCCTAAACTCACCCGCGAACGCTTGGAAAAAGGCCTTTTTTCTAAACTTGATTTCACTCTATTTGTAGTACTCGCATTCTTAGGCAATGTGATTGGTTATGGCTGCTCTGCCTTTTTAGACTCTATTCTCTATGCCGAACCTTTTGCCAAAGTCTTAGCGCAACTTGTCATTATTGCGGCAGGTAACACAACGTTAATTGCCGTTGTCGGACACTTTATTTTGACATCTGTTGCTAAACGTAAACAGCAAAGCTACAACCTCAAAGAGGCATATTAA